A portion of the Cellulophaga algicola DSM 14237 genome contains these proteins:
- a CDS encoding acylase, giving the protein MKNYLLSVFVIALISCQSESKTTTVPDQYVEYVTNVEIIRDDFGVPHIYGKTDADAVFGLLYAQCEDDFNRVEQNYIWATGRLAEVEGESALYSDLRAKLFMTEDEAKENYKNSPEWLKKLCDAFADGVNYYLETHPEVKPKLLTHFDPWMPMYFSEGSIGGDIERISSSKIKAFYESGMELPKLQQLELKKEEEMAEPQGSNGIAISGKLTASGNALLLINPHTSFFFRGEVHVVSEEGLNAYGAVTWGQFFVYQGFNEKTGWMHTSTYTDVMDEFKETILEVDDQLVYQYGEELRPVTVGELILKYKEGDSIKEKKVPSYRTHHGPITHMVDGQWTASAMMWEPVKALEQSYIRTKQTGYKGFREMMDIRTNSSNNTVYADAEGNIAYFHGNFVPKRDTIYDYTLPVDGSNPKTDWQGLHTVDENILILNPENGWFQNCNSTPFTAALAYSPKKEAYPNYMSKDQENFRGVHAINLLTDRSGYTIDSLIKLAHDPYLPAFEKLIPGLVEAYDKADKTKELGAPIEVLRSWDLKTSETSVAMTLAHYYGTMYSKMVEVPKDFSDMERLNYFGTDTPFEERLRVFKAVLEKLEEDFGTWNMPWGEVNRYQRLDGAIHQAFNDSLPSIPIGFASGRWGALAAYGVSYTNDTKKIYGTRGNSFVAVVEFGAKVKAKSMLAGGQCGDPKSPHFDDQIARYAAMQFKDVAFYKDDVLKRAKETYRPGERK; this is encoded by the coding sequence ATGAAAAATTATCTTTTATCGGTTTTTGTAATCGCTTTAATTAGCTGCCAATCAGAATCAAAAACTACTACGGTTCCCGATCAATATGTAGAGTATGTTACTAATGTAGAAATCATTAGAGATGATTTTGGAGTGCCGCATATTTACGGAAAAACAGATGCCGATGCCGTATTCGGACTTTTATATGCACAATGCGAGGATGACTTTAATAGAGTAGAGCAGAATTATATTTGGGCAACAGGTAGGTTGGCAGAGGTAGAGGGGGAAAGTGCTTTGTATAGTGATTTGCGGGCTAAACTATTTATGACCGAAGATGAAGCAAAGGAAAATTATAAGAATAGCCCTGAATGGTTAAAAAAATTATGTGATGCATTTGCTGATGGCGTTAACTATTATTTGGAAACACATCCAGAAGTAAAGCCAAAGTTACTTACCCATTTTGATCCGTGGATGCCTATGTATTTTAGCGAAGGTTCTATTGGTGGAGATATAGAACGCATATCCAGCAGTAAAATAAAAGCCTTTTATGAAAGCGGAATGGAGTTGCCAAAACTACAGCAGTTAGAATTAAAAAAAGAGGAAGAAATGGCAGAGCCACAAGGTTCTAACGGGATAGCAATATCTGGGAAGTTAACCGCTTCCGGAAACGCCTTATTACTTATCAACCCACATACCTCATTTTTCTTTAGAGGTGAAGTGCATGTAGTAAGTGAAGAAGGGTTAAATGCGTATGGTGCCGTTACTTGGGGTCAGTTTTTTGTGTATCAAGGGTTCAATGAAAAAACAGGTTGGATGCATACCTCTACCTATACAGATGTCATGGATGAATTTAAAGAAACTATTCTGGAGGTTGATGACCAGTTGGTATATCAATACGGAGAAGAATTGAGACCCGTTACCGTGGGTGAACTTATACTAAAATATAAAGAGGGTGATAGTATTAAGGAAAAGAAAGTGCCAAGTTATAGAACCCACCACGGACCAATTACACATATGGTAGATGGCCAGTGGACGGCTTCGGCAATGATGTGGGAACCTGTAAAAGCTTTAGAGCAATCTTATATTCGTACCAAACAGACAGGATACAAAGGGTTTAGAGAAATGATGGATATAAGAACCAACTCCTCCAATAATACCGTCTATGCAGATGCGGAAGGGAATATAGCGTATTTCCATGGTAATTTTGTCCCGAAACGGGATACCATTTATGATTATACGCTACCGGTAGATGGTAGTAACCCAAAAACAGACTGGCAAGGTTTGCACACGGTAGATGAAAATATTCTGATTTTAAATCCGGAGAACGGATGGTTTCAGAATTGTAACTCTACCCCATTTACAGCAGCATTAGCATACAGTCCTAAAAAGGAAGCGTATCCTAATTATATGTCTAAGGACCAAGAGAATTTTAGAGGAGTTCATGCCATTAATTTATTGACTGATAGAAGTGGGTATACCATAGATAGCCTCATTAAATTGGCACACGATCCGTATTTACCAGCATTTGAAAAATTAATTCCAGGTTTGGTAGAGGCATATGATAAGGCAGATAAAACCAAAGAATTAGGAGCTCCAATAGAAGTACTGAGATCTTGGGATTTAAAAACTTCTGAAACTTCAGTAGCCATGACTTTAGCGCATTATTACGGAACCATGTATAGTAAAATGGTTGAGGTGCCTAAGGATTTTAGTGATATGGAACGCTTGAATTATTTTGGTACGGATACGCCATTTGAAGAGCGATTAAGAGTTTTTAAGGCAGTACTAGAAAAGCTTGAGGAAGATTTTGGTACTTGGAATATGCCTTGGGGAGAGGTAAATAGATACCAACGCTTAGATGGGGCTATTCATCAAGCTTTTAATGATAGTTTGCCGAGTATTCCTATTGGGTTTGCATCGGGTAGGTGGGGTGCATTGGCAGCCTATGGCGTAAGTTACACCAATGATACTAAAAAGATTTACGGGACTAGGGGCAATAGTTTTGTGGCTGTTGTAGAATTTGGAGCTAAAGTGAAGGCAAAAAGTATGTTGGCTGGTGGGCAATGTGGAGATCCAAAATCACCTCATTTTGATGATCAAATAGCACGCTATGCTGCCATGCAATTTAAAGACGTCGCTTTTTATAAAGACGATGTGTTGAAAAGAGCAAAGGAAACCTATAGGCCGGGAGAGCGAAAGTAA